CGTTCACCGTCGGGCGGGATCTTTTCTTCGGGGCCGGGGAGTATGCCCCCCATACAGTGGAAGGAAAGCGGTTGATCGCGCATGAGCTGGCCCATCTGTTCCAGCAGGCGAGTGGCCCGTCCGTCGTCCGTCGAAAGATCAAGTTCGACACCCCCGCTTACAACCGGATCAATCCGATCGAGCGGATTCTCGGCAACCTGCCGGTCGGATACACCACGCCGACCGTGAACGGCAGCCCCTTACCGAATGATTTCATGCAGGCGGGGGAGCTGCTTTTTAAAGCGCTGCAGCCCCCGGGAGCGCGCCATGATCCGAAGACGAAGGGGTGTTCCTTCAACGATTTTGACGTGACGGTTTCGGCCAACGTCATCATTCCCACCGAGCCGGAGGAGGGGGGCTGGTCGATGCGTCTGCCGGGGTCGGGGATCGCGGGGACCGCCGCCTGCCGCGACAAAAGAAGCGTGCCGGTGACGATGATCGGCAAGCCGAGCCATGAGGCGGCCGGGAAGTGGATCGAGAAGAATGAAGCGGAACATGTCGACGACTTGAAGAAACTCTACGGAAAATATCTCAAGCCGCACTTCGATTGGCTGATGAAGCTCACGGCCCGGAGCGAGGAGGCTGGGAAATGCGGGGACGTTCTCCTCAAAGCGATCGGAGACAAAGATGCCGTTGCCGTCCGGGATTTTCTGAAGGATTTGATCGAAGCGGTTCAGAAGCGAGACGAGGGGGGGAAGCACTCTTTGGCCAATGAAATAAACGTCAAAGAGAACTGCGCGCGTATCGAGATCGAATCGACGAAAAAGTAATCCGCGCTTCGTGGAAGCAAAGAGCCCCGCCCTTTATTTGGGCGGGGCTCTTTTTGTCTGCATCACTGCCTTGGCGCGCCCCGTTGGCCTTTGGCGGGGAGCTCGGGGATCTGCCGGACGCGGGTGGGGGAGCGGTTCTCGAAGCGCTCCGTCAGGTCGGAGGTCATCGGCTTGGCGCGCTTGCGGTAGACATTGTCGGCGCGTTTCAGTTTCCGCGGGTTCTGAGCTGGGTTGCCTTTGGGGTGGGTGGTGCGTTTTTGCTTGGCTACTTTTTTATTGCTCGGCATGGTTCCACCTTCCTTTCAATCCCTCTGTCAGAGTTGAAAGAGGGAATTATTCTACCTTAAATTCAGTCTACTTATAGTTAAAGAATTCTTCAAGCTGATGGCCGTGCTTTGGCGTTGAGACTATGAATCGTGTCCGTCCTACCTTCAAGTTATTAATTTTAGTGTGCAGAGTTTTCTGTATTAAATAATCTTTCTTGTGATCTTGTTCCTAATTCAGTATACTCCCTGAAAGGATTTAACTTGGGGAATTGGATTATCTGTCTTTTTACAATGTAACGTATGTCTAGAGCGGTGTTAGTTAAGCAAAAGAGGTAAACCGAAAGATTAAGCGCAATCGAGTTTTGTTCTTGAATAACGGAAGCATAATGTCGGTCCTTATTGCGAGTAGACTATGCGAATTGTATTTGTGGAAATCCGGAACTTCAGAGGAATAAAGGAGCTTGATTGGGCTCCGGCCCCGACAGTGAATTGTCTTATCGGTCCAGGAGATTCGACTAAGACAGCAATACTTGATGCTGTCGAGCTTGCGTTGAATCCCAGGTACTACCAATTCGCTGATGATTCTGACTTCTTCGATCTTAATGTCAATAATTCTATAAACATCACTGTCACCTTGGCAGGGTTGCCGTCTAAATTCAAATCCGATGATCGTTATGGTATGTACCTTCGTGGATGGAACGACCAGGAATCAAAGGTCTATGATGAACCAGGTGAGGGGTTAGAGGACGCTTTATCCGTTCGTGTCATGATTGACGATTCACTTGAGGCACGATGGTCCATATTCAATGATCGTATCGAGGCGGGAGAGAATGATCCACCAACGGTTCGTCACAAAGACTTTAGGGAATTGGCGACGACTAGACTCGGTCCTTATGCTGAACGACATTTAGGGTGGGGTCGTCAATCAGTTCTCTCGCGGATGGGCGAAGCCACCGAAAGTATAAATCTTCAATTAGCGCAGGCAAATAGGGCTGCCCGAGATGCTTTCCGCCAAGGGAATCAAGAAGTCTTTAAGGAAACCGTCTCACGCGCGGAACAACTTGGTAGACAAGTTTCCGTGCCAGTTCGTGATAAGTATGTTGCAGAACTCGATGTCCAGGGAGTCAGCATTACGAGCGGAGGTATCGCACTCCACGATGGCAAGCTACCGCTGAGACGACTGGGAACCGGTTCATCTAGGCTGATCGTTTCCGCCCTACAGCATGATTCCGGTGGTTCGCACATTGCCCTTATCGATGAAATTGAGCACGGCCTCGAACCGCACCGTATAGCAAGGCTCATAAAATATATAAAGTCTCCTCCAATAGGCGATACGAAGGTTTCAGCTTCCCAAATATTTGTGACAACGCATTCACCCGTAGTTATCCGTGAACTGATTGCCCGTGATATATTCACAGTGCGATGCGAGGTAGGTTTGACTAAAGTTCGGTCCGTCTTAGCGACCACGGAAGATCTTAATACGGTTCAACGTCATTTGCGAGCTACTCCAGAAGCTTTTCTTGCAAGGAGAATTCTTGTCGGTGAGGGAAGAACCGAACAGGGGTTTCTGCGCGGATTGGATGCCTGGTGGAGCCAGAAAGGAAGGGATTCATTTGCTCTCCAAGGCACAATAGCCGTTGATGGCTGTGGCGCTAATGCTGCGTTAGGTTTCGCCGAGCATCTCCTCGACCTCGGTTACAAGATTGCACTACTACTGGATACAGACAAACCACTTCCTACTGATCTTATCGATGCTGTAAAAAACAAGGGTGGTGTGATTTTCGAATGGCCAGGCACTTGTTCGATAGAGGAGAGAATATTTCTTGATGTGCCATGGAAGACGGTCATTAGTATCGTAAAGTTTGCAGAGGAACTCCATGGTGCTGATAGCGTCAAGGATAATATTAACAATGCGTGCAAGGCACAGTCTCTCTCACAAATTTCCGATCTCTCTTTCTCCGAGGACCTGGATACAGATGAATTTCGACGTGTTCTCGGAAAGTCTGCTAAGAATAAGGATACAAAGAGATCCTGGTTTAAAGATGTTTCCAGAGGAGAGGAATTAGCCGAGATTATTGCGCCCTGTCTTGATCAAATTCTTGACAAACCGCTAGCGATAACCCTTTCCATGGTTCGGCAATGGGTCGACGGATGACGAATCCAGAGGCAGAGATCGCCAATCTTGTTGCTTCTTTAAAGTGCGGGAGTATAGTCGCTGCGGCAGGCTGTGGTAAGACCGAGCAAATTGTACGCGCTACACAGATTGCAAATGGACGCAGACTTATACTTACCCATACTCATGCGGGTGTCGACGCGCTTCGTAAGCGATTTATTACACACAAGGTTGACAGCAAAAAGTTTCGCGTCGATACAATTGCCGGCTGGTGTTTATTATATGCGGTCTCCTTCCCAAATTGGTCGGGTCTTTCTTGCGTTGTTCCAAAAAATGATAAGGAGTGGAGCGCCGTTTATGAAGCGACTGCTAGACTCATCCAAAGTGGTGCAGTT
This DNA window, taken from Candidatus Manganitrophus noduliformans, encodes the following:
- a CDS encoding DUF4157 domain-containing protein; the encoded protein is MRAKAGSAKPALAGKVNPSLSNKSTVPFHLMRSPAARWLSLQGAAGNQAVQNVRAKLTVGQSKPVDPIPPRVSPEMDPAQLEGFGGRGEAMPDPVRSYFEPRFGRDLRGVRLHTDSGAAQLSRSLNARAFTVGRDLFFGAGEYAPHTVEGKRLIAHELAHLFQQASGPSVVRRKIKFDTPAYNRINPIERILGNLPVGYTTPTVNGSPLPNDFMQAGELLFKALQPPGARHDPKTKGCSFNDFDVTVSANVIIPTEPEEGGWSMRLPGSGIAGTAACRDKRSVPVTMIGKPSHEAAGKWIEKNEAEHVDDLKKLYGKYLKPHFDWLMKLTARSEEAGKCGDVLLKAIGDKDAVAVRDFLKDLIEAVQKRDEGGKHSLANEINVKENCARIEIESTKK
- a CDS encoding ATP-dependent nuclease — encoded protein: MRIVFVEIRNFRGIKELDWAPAPTVNCLIGPGDSTKTAILDAVELALNPRYYQFADDSDFFDLNVNNSINITVTLAGLPSKFKSDDRYGMYLRGWNDQESKVYDEPGEGLEDALSVRVMIDDSLEARWSIFNDRIEAGENDPPTVRHKDFRELATTRLGPYAERHLGWGRQSVLSRMGEATESINLQLAQANRAARDAFRQGNQEVFKETVSRAEQLGRQVSVPVRDKYVAELDVQGVSITSGGIALHDGKLPLRRLGTGSSRLIVSALQHDSGGSHIALIDEIEHGLEPHRIARLIKYIKSPPIGDTKVSASQIFVTTHSPVVIRELIARDIFTVRCEVGLTKVRSVLATTEDLNTVQRHLRATPEAFLARRILVGEGRTEQGFLRGLDAWWSQKGRDSFALQGTIAVDGCGANAALGFAEHLLDLGYKIALLLDTDKPLPTDLIDAVKNKGGVIFEWPGTCSIEERIFLDVPWKTVISIVKFAEELHGADSVKDNINNACKAQSLSQISDLSFSEDLDTDEFRRVLGKSAKNKDTKRSWFKDVSRGEELAEIIAPCLDQILDKPLAITLSMVRQWVDG